A region of the Aphelocoma coerulescens isolate FSJ_1873_10779 chromosome 7, UR_Acoe_1.0, whole genome shotgun sequence genome:
gctctgcctccagctGTTCCCGCTCCCGTAGGAATCACAGAGGCTCCTTTCTgcctttgggaattttggggctcgATCCTTCTGTGGGTGTGGCTGTTCCCAAAGCGCCGCTGGCACtcgggagctgctcccagccggGATGTGGGGACAGGGCCTGTCCATGCGGGGACATTCCCGAAATGTGCTGGGGACATTCCTTTGGGGGCCACCCCAATGCAGCTGTGTCCCTCtctgggctgggattttgggaattctcaGTGCCCAGGGGGTTCAGGAGACTGAAATCCCAGGGCAGCGGGATCCCAGTAGGCGTAAGTGGGGAAATACTTCCCAGGATTTCCCTCACAGATCCCACAACCCTCTGTAAATGCACTGGGTCATTAAAAATGCCGGTATTTTCTGTATCCCGCTCTGGTGGTCATGGATTCATCCTGGGATATCTGGGTATGGTGTAAACTGCAGAGGAAATCTGCTGGATGGATACACAGCGTGAAATGGGAAGCAGGAGGGAGTTAAACTGGGAAAGGGATTGCTGGGTGTGCATGGAGCTGGAATATCCTGGATTAATTTGGACTGGGGGCTCGTCTCCAGGCTCCCTGCCCAAATATTCCTGCTCCTCATCTtcaaatcacccccaaaataCAGAATGTGTCTTAAAAGctccccagaaaggggagattTTATTCTGCTTCgtaaaaagagcagaaaaacatCAGGATCAAATTGAAACAGGAATTTCcatgcaggaaaaaaggaatcAATTATTTGTTTCATCTCCTTCCCGAGGCTTTTGGCCTCACCACAGCCCTGAGTGGGTCCTGTGGCCGGGAATTTGGGAAGGAGGAGGTCGGGAATGTCCTGGGGACCGTGGGGGAGGGCGGTGTCACTTCCCTGTGGAACATCCCCGGCTCCAGACGGGGACAGCTccacatccctgccccatcccaagGTTCCTCGACGTCGGAGCTATGTATAGAATCCTAATTATAAATTGTAAATATAATTGATACAGGAATATATAATTTCATAATTCCTACACTGCTGCAGCGTCCTTCAGTCAATTACATCACCAAAGGACTAATTAATACCTCGTTTAATGAGATTCCCCACATCCAGAGTCGCTTCCTTATCTATAACCCCAGATAAATCCCCTTTCCCAGTAATTCCGTGTTCCAGGCTGGCTCTGCAGGTGACACCGAACCCCAGCCAGGCCCAGCCTCCCAGCTGATAATTAACAGACTCTGCAGAGGGGCAATTAACTTCATAATTAACTGCTCCTCTTAATGACGGGCTGCGGAGCCTGGCGGTGAATCACCCGGTGACCCCTTTGGGAAGGATGAGTGCCAGTGTGGAAgtattcccctttttttttggaatttctcAGGAATGTTAATTATTAGGATTGACAGAAGATGACAGAGAGGGAAGCAACCTCCATCGCATTCCCTGGAAATCTGACTTAATCCCTTTCTTTGGGATTTATTTAAGGGATTTAGGGATTCTCCCCTCCGGATGAAACCCCTCAGGATGTTTCTGGGGTCAGGAAAATCCTGGCATTGGTGCCATGGCCGCCTGCTCCAAGTCCCATAAAGATTTTTCCAAAACAGCAGGATCGGCCCTCAAATCCATATCCAGGCACCTTCCAGGCAGTGGGATTGGATGAGCCAGGTTTGGGAATGTCTCTGTTAATTCGATAATTAATTCAAGCATTTTATCTGTCGTCATCCCCACGTCAGCTAAAGCCTGGAAAAGCTTCCAGGTGCTGAAATCGGGGAATTGCAGGTAAAAAATGGAACTGCGGGAAAAGGAGCTCCGGAGGGAATTCCTGCGCAGGTGAGTTTAAATGGACCCAAGCACAAACCTCGGAGCGTGGGAtgggaaagctcagctggaatgTTCAGCTGGGATGGCAGCGggctctgggcagggacacctcccactgtcccaggctgctccagccccagtgtccagcccggccttgggcactgccagggatccaggggcagccccagctgctctgggaattccagcccagctcccccccactctcccagccaggaattcccaatttCCAATctcccacccatccctgccctctggcactgggaagccattccctgtgtcctgtccctccaggccttgtccccagtccctctccagctctcccggagccccttcaggccctgcaaggggctctcgGAGTGAGGCAGACGCAGCTTCCCGGATTTTTTCAGGAATGGGGCAGATGTGCGGCCTCACATCTGTTCCGGGCCGCTCCTCCCTCCGTGTCCGTGCTGGGAGCAGCGGGAAGGAGCAGCCTCGGGACATCCGAGGGAATTCGAGGGGAAGGCACCGCTCATTCCAGGGTGGGATGTGCTGGgctctcctggaaaagctggagatCCTGGAGAATATCCTGGAGGACCTTGGGTGTTCTCTCGTGCCCAGTGGGATTTGGCAGCACCAAAGCTTCCTGGGTTGTGCTgggaaaacccaggaaaaacccGTGGCTCCGGCACGGCGGGATCAGCTGGGAGTTCTGTCAGTCCGGGGGGAAgagctctcccagggctccctggAGCAGCTTCCTGTCGCCAGGACCCTTGGGGTGGCGCTGCTCCATGGCCATCATTCCTTTCCCACTCCCACTCTTCCTCGTCTCCCCCCGGATGGCAGGACACGGATGCTGGGAATCCGCTCACCCCCCAAAAGCACCGATGATGCGGATTTTAATTGCAGTAATTACAGGGAATGGCTCCCCTTGGATCGTCACTGTATGGATCACATGGAAGCTGCCCAATTCCAGCCCAGGGACGGGAAAGAGGCGGGAGAGGCCTCTGGGAAAGCAGGAGGGATGGAGGAAGGAGAGATGGGAGACGGAAAGCTGGCGAGGCCTGAGGATCTCTGAGCCAGGAGGGTTCTGGAGGCCTGGCACTGCTCAGCCAGAATTTGGGATGAATTCCACCCAGGATTCCCTTTAAGTGGGTGGGGAAAGGAATGGACAGCGTGTGTTGCAGGGAGAAAAGGTTGGGAACAGGAGAGTGggaatagaaaatagaaaagtgAGAAACTAAATTCATTTTCTGACTAAAAAATATAACCTAGAACAGAAATGCAGTGGCAGGAAAAATCATTGGGAATAATTTCTGAGGAAGGTGAAGGGATAAAGAGGCAATGAGGTGTGGCTGGGCTCTAGCACATGGCTAAAAGCTGGCAATCCAAGTTTtctctggagcaccaggaggagGAGTGGGTGAGGAGCACCCTCGGATGCAGCCTGACCCTTCggagcatccccagctcccttcccacccaaactgtTCCATGATTCCCTGTGTGTTTATCCGAACTTTGGGGCTGATTTCCCACTTCCAACCAGGTCTGGATCAGGGCTGAGCTTCGTGGCTCTGCTACTTTTGGGGATTTCCTTCCCGGGTGGAaggggctgtgtcccctctgtcctggcactgctgtgggGATTGAAACACTCGGACAGcttggaatggaatggaatggaatggaatagaatagaatagaatagaatagaatagaatagaatagaatagaatagaatagaatagaatagaatagaatagaatgcAGTGAAGGGAACAATGGGATAAAAGGAGATGGGACGGGATAGGATGGGATAGGGTAGGACAGGATAGGAAAGGAAGGAGTGGGGGTGCCCGGCCTCCCCTCGCCCCCTCCTGGTTGGTTCTGTGGGAGCTGGAGCCCCTCcgggggtggaggaggaggagggatggagCCCCGGGTGAGGATGCTGGGGGGAGGATGATGGGGAGTAGGAAGATGAGGGAAGGATGCTGggggaggaagatgaggagcgCACTGAGGATGGCGAGGGTGAGGAGCGAGATGTGCGCGGCAGACGCTGCGCGGGGTCAGAGGGGGCGGACCTCAGGGTGGGGCGGGTCCAGGTGCGGTGCGCGGGGCGGTGCGCGGGGGGCGGACCGAGGGGCGGTGCGCGGGGGGCGGGTCGCTGCGCGGGGCGGTGCGGAGGGAGGGTCGCTGCGCGGggcggtgccgccctgcccggggccgctgccggcggctccgcgtgggtggcggcggcggcgccgggcggaGGCtccgcggccgcggcgcggcggggccgggcgggctgcgcggggctgtgcggggctgcgcggggctgcgcggggctgtgcggggctgCGCGGGGCTGTGCGCGGGGCTGAGCCGGCTGcgcggggctgcgcggggcTGTGCGCGGGGTTGTGCGCGCCGCGCGGGGTTGAGCCGGCTGCGCGCGGGGCTGTGCGCGGGGCTGTGCGCGGGGCTGTGCGCGCTGCGCGGGACTCTGCCGGCTGCGCGGGGCTGTGCGCGGTGTGCGCGGCGTGCGCGGAGCATGTCGGCGCTGCGGCGCAAGCTGGGCGATGAGTACCAGGTGGTGAGCACCTCGGCCAGCGGCGGAGGCCTCCCGCCCCCGCGCAGCGCCCCGCGCGGGAAGCGCCAGCGCTTCGTGGACAAGAACGGCCGCTGCAACGTCCAGCACGGCAACCTGGGCGGAGAGACCAGCCGCTACCTGTCCGACCTCTTCACCACCCTGGTGGACCTCAAGTGGCGCTGGAACCTGTTCATCTTCATCCTCACCTACACCGTGGCCTGGCTCTTCATGGCCTCCATGTGGTGGGTGATCGCCTACATGCGCGGGGACCTCAACAAGGCGCACGACGACAGCTACACCCCGTGCGTGGCCAACGTGTACAACTTCCCGTCCgccttcctcttcttcatcgaGACCGAGGCCACCATCGGCTACGGCTACCGCTACATCACCGACAAGTGCCCCGAGGGCatcatcctcttcctcttccagtccATCCTGGGCTCCATCGTGGACGCCTTCCTGATCGGCTGCATGTTCATCAAGATGTCGCAGCCCAAGAAGAGGGCCGAGACGCTGATGTTCAGCGAGCACGCCGCCATCTCCATGCGCGACGGGAAGCTCACGCTCATGTTCCGCGTGGGCAACCTCCGCAACAGCCACATGGTCTCGGCGCAGATCCGCTGCAAGCTGCTCAAGGTGGGTGCTCCCAGTGGGGTGGTGGGGAAACTCCTCCCTGGAACGCTGTCCTGGGCGtggatgtggtgcttagggatGCGagggccttggcagtgctgggaatgctcGGACTCCGtggtcttggagggcttttccaaccttaataattCCGTGagggccttggcagtgctgggagtggttggaatggttggactccatggtcttggagggctttccaacccaaacaattccgtGGTTCTGTGACAGAAGTGTGGCCCCACTGCCGCTCCCCTGGGGACATCCGTGTCCCTTGGACACCCCTCGCTCCTGCCCGtggctgtccctgtgtccctggggcttggagcagcctgggccatggaaggtggccctgcccatggccaggGCTAGGACTGGATGATCCCGGATTGTTTTTTgggtcctgctgctgtcccagcatCCATCCCTGTCCTGCTTTCCTGCCTTAGGGAGCATCTCCGGGAGCCATCAGGCGCCGCATTCCCTCCCTCCTCGGGGATAATTCTTACATTCGGCGCAGGATTGGGATGGATATTTATAGATTCCTATAAAATGCTTCATTTGCCTGACAAGTAAATCCTTTGTAGCTCCAAGCCTTCCGTGAGCCGGGGAGGAGAAAGCTCCGGGCATAATGCTGAGCCCAGCCAGGCAGAACTTTATTGATGTGAACTCCAAGGAAAGCCGAGTGCCAGGGTTAGACCTGGAAAATCCCTGCCctggagagctgggaagagCCGGTGTTGGTGCGGGGCTCGCCCGGCGGCCGCGGATCCAGAGGGGAGAGGGGTCGGGAATCGGGATGGAGCGGTGGGAGCAAGGGGCCGGCTCGGGAGGCGTTTGCCGCGTGCGGAGCATCCCGCATGGATCCCCCGGGAACGGGGGTGCCCGCAGGTGGGTGCTGGGAACGGGGTGTCCTGCAGGGAATCGGGGTGCCCTGCCCTCGGGATTGGGTGTCCTGCAGGGAATCGGGGTGCCCTGCCCTCAGGATTGGGTGTCCTGCAGGGAATCGGGGTGCCCTGCCCTCAGGATTGGGTGTCCTGCAGGGAATGGGGGTGCCCTGCCCTCGGGATTGGGTGTCCTGCAGGGAATGGGGGTGCCCTGCCCTCGGGATGTGGGTGCTGCGTAGGGAACATGGATGTTCTGCCCTCAGGGTGGATGTTGTGCCGGGAATGTGGGTGCCCTTCCCTTGGGATGGGTGCTGTGCAAGGAATGGGAATGTTCTGCGGGGAATGTGGGTGCCCTGGCTGGGATGTGGGTGCTGTGCAGGGAATTGAGGTGTCCTTCCCTCAGGATGGGTGCTGTGCAGGGAATGTGGGTGCTCTTTCCATGGGAAGAGTATCCTGCAGGGAATAGGGGATATCCTGCAGGGAATAGGGGATATCCTGCAGGGAATGagggtgctgtgcagggccaggcagggtccccattcccaggagaaTCCCCCCTGGAAATGTGGCTGCCTttgctccctgctcccccagccaccccCAGGGACGGACGCTCATCCCCATGGGAGGCTCCTGAAGTTGTTCtgttctccccaaatccctgtttCCCATAGGACTTTGGGATcagtgctgtcccagtgctggggTCCCCTGAACCCTGAGGGAGTCTGTgcctaaaagagggaaagaattcctaaaaaactcccaaaatagCCCTTTAATAGCTTTAAAATGATGGAATATCCTTAAAAAATAGTCTAAATACTAATGTATGATTATAAATATTGGAAATATTGTTTATAGATATTAATTTTATTGATAAATATCTAAAAATAGCATAACAACACAACATCCTGGATTTAAATCATATGCAATCAGAAATGTATTTCTATTTAACAAGATATTATTTATAAAATTCCTTTTGAAACATTTAACGAtgaatgtataaatatatatctaCATactatagaaatagaaatatatttaataacTTCCTGTATTTCAAGCTATAAAAGATCAAAAATGAGACATTTCCAGGCCAGCATTTGAAaatggctcttttttttttttttgggctcTGGGAGTGCCACAGGGGGAATTTTAAAAGTTGGAGCTTCCAACTTAGCGTGGCTCCAAAAGAATTCCCTGGGTTTGAAATATGGGGAAGGAAAGGTTTGTGCTTGGAAGAAAAGCAGTGGCTGGCCAGgcctcctggggaaaaaaaggggaaggaaaaaaaaaaggggggggaaggataattagaaggaaaaaaagggaaaaaaggaaaaatggaggaagggcaaaataaaagggaaaagtaaaataaaaaaaagggggtaaggaaaaggaaagggaaaataagaggaaaaaataaaatgaaaaaaggggaaaaggggaaaataaaaggaaaattaaagaaaaaagggaactaaaaggaaagggaaaatgaaaggggggaaaaaagggtaaaaaaagatttaaaaaaggaataaaatcaatagggaagaagaggggaaagggaaaataaaacgggaaaaaataaaagaaatggaaactgagagaaggaaaaaggataaaagcaaggaagggaaaataaaagggacccaagggggggagggggggaataaaaggaaaactgaaagaaaataggaaaaagggaaaataaaaggaagaaataaaaaggatgaagggaacaaaaggaaaaaaggggggaagggaaaacagaaaaggagggaaagggaaaaagggaaaaaagggaggaaaatgaagccaataaatggggaaaaaagggaaaactaaggagaaaaagaggaaaccaAGGATCGCAGCAGGGAGAGCcatccctcttcccagggcacTGCCGAGCCTGGTTTCTATTCCCAGCTTTCGGGGGCACGGGGATGCGGAGCGGGAACTGGGGAGCTCCTCCCTCGGAGCTCGTGCCCTGGCTGGGGGTCACCTGTGTCAGCTGAGGTGCAGCCCCGGGGGGCCCGATTTCCTTTGGGAAGGGgttttggtatggaaaaggtTCTTTTCCTGCAGAACTGTGTGGAATTGGAACTCCCAATCCACCGGGGGATATTCCTTTCTTTGTCCTGCTGAGCTCAGACCAGGAGCAAAGCCAACCCCAAAGCCCTGCGGTGGGAAATGAGTGCAAAGCCTCTTGTGCtgcagtgggaattttgggatgggtttttGGGAGTGGAAAGAGCTTTGATGGCCCTCAGAATTCCCAAGTTTCCCCCCCTCATCGCTTGGAGCAAGGGAGTCACTCAGGGTCGTTCCTTTGCAAAATATCCCCTCTGGAATTGCCTGGGGTCGGGTTCTTCCCGGGATTGGGGAGGTGTACGCTTCTATCTGGTTTATCTGGATTTCAGCTCTggaattccttctgaattccctgggagcagctcggAGCGTGTGAGATCCCAGCTGGACCCGGGAACACCtggattcctgctgctgtcacacGGCAGGGCTGCGAGGGATGGGCTGGATTCCCTGGGAGCCCCACGgatccaggggagggagggagggcactGATGGGTGGTGGGAATTTAACCTGGAgctagattggatattagggaagatttctccatggaaagggaaaaggaggtcagGCGTTGGCACGGCcgcccggggctgggctggagtcacattcctggagggatttcaaagctgtggatgtggcacctggggacctggggcagtgctgggaatgctTGGACTCcaccttggagggcttttccaacccaaactttctgggattccatgatttccTTCCCCCCCTGGAGCCCATCCTGGGCTTTCCCTGGATTGGCCGTGTCCCCAAGCACCACAGTGTCCTTAACTCCCGATTCCACCCGGTGAAATCCCAGAACTGGGAatgtttgggtgggaagggatttaaatcccatcccatgggcaggcattccactatcccaggttgctccaagccttgtccaagctggctttggacacttccagggatgaggagctCCAACCTCTCTTTCCCTCCTTGTCGCTCGCAGTCCCGGCAGACTCCGGAGGGGGAATTCCTGCCCCTGGATCAGCTGGAGCTGGACGTGGGGTTCAGCACCGGGGCGGACCAGCTGTTCCTGGTGTCCCCCCTGACCATCTGCCACGTCATCGACTCCAAGAGCCCCTTCTACGACCTCTCCCAGCGGAGCATCCACACGGAGCAGTTCGAGATCGTCGTCATCCTGGAGGGAATCGTTGAGACCACGGGTGAGTGGGGACACCCCGGCTCCGCggggctggaattccctcccGCCCTTGGAGcgctccctgctcctcctggcacGTGCGACGTGTTCTGAGGCAGCCAAAGCTGGGCTTTCCGAATAGCCACGGTTTGAGGCACCTCTGtcttttccctggatttggagCTCCAGGTTGGCTCCAGCAGGTGCTTGGGAGGAATTTTTGCCTTGAgcttccttccctgctttcATCCCGTGGCTCTGATCAGCTCCAGCACCGAGGGGTTTGGAGTGTGGAAAATGGAGGAACTATTGAGGAAATATTCCCAATAAATTTGGCTTTTGCTGGCTGCAGAGGGCCtggagattttttgggagaTGCCTGATGAGTTAAGCGGGATCTTCCTGCTCATCAGTCCCACCTGGCTGATGAAAATCCCCCTTTCAATGCCTTCCCTCATGAAGCCGGATCCAGATGATTTCTCCGGGATGCCTCCTGCCTGGATGGGGTCCGTGTGCTGCCTCTGAATTTTGGGAAACACCGacattccttcctgctctccttcccctccatAATGACAGGGTTTGGTTGGAGGAAGAGACGTGGGAAGCGGATCCAGCGTATTCccggagggaggagggaagctGGGAGCTTCTGATCCTTCCTGGAATtccctgggaggagcagcagggctgagctgagtTCTTCCCTTCCCAGATTCCAGCCAGGCCTTTCCTTTAGGGAAATGTCTCCTCGGAGGGATTTTTTAGGAGTCACAGCAGGGGTCACAGCCAAGGGTGATGGAGGTGATTCCTTGGGATGGTTTTTAGCTAAAAGAGGGATGATTTGGAtggatattgggaagggattcctggctgggagggtggggagggcctggcacaggttaTTCCAcggctgcctctggatccccaggagtgtccaaggccaggttggaccctggggtagtgggaggtgtctgggatggaatggggtgggatttaaggtcccctcAACCCAatccattccaggattccatgaccTAAAATTCCTGCGTGGGGAGTGCTCTGAGTTCCTCCCCATCCCAgacccaggagctggaggatgcccttccctggggctgggattgTTCCCATTTTTTGGAGCCCTTCCCAACGGAGATGCTCCAGGGGCTTTTCAGCAcccggagctgctgctgatTGCTGAGGGTCAGTGCTGATCATTCCGGGTTGTTCTGGATCTGTCTTCCACCCCTCTGTTATTAGGATAATGTTGAATCAGGGAGAACATTCCAAGGGTTTATTTCTCAGTTTTTGTCCTTGTTTCCCATTGTTGGGATGGAGAATTGGAAGCTCTGTTGTCAGCAAAGCTTCCTGGTGCTGTTCCTGGGCAGAATTGGACTTTCATCCTGGATTTTCCTGCTGGGATTTGCCTCTGGATGTGTTTGGGATTATGCAACCTTTTATAATTGTGTGTATTATCCTGCAATTTATTGATAAGCTGCtaaaattcctggaaaatgaACCCTTAATGGGAATCTGAAGCAGACAAAACTCTGCAGGAATGGTTTGTTCATCCATTTTCCAAACtcattaaatttattttggaaaCCTCTTCCCATGATTTGCTGATTAAAGAGCTCCAGAGCCTGCCAggctttttaattaaagaaatcaggATGGCATCAAAGGCCTTCTCCTCTGGATTTgctttaaaacaggaaaaaactggAATTATGGAAGCACAGGAAGGGTTCTCTCAGATCCAGGGA
Encoded here:
- the KCNJ3 gene encoding G protein-activated inward rectifier potassium channel 1 isoform X1; its protein translation is MSALRRKLGDEYQVVSTSASGGGLPPPRSAPRGKRQRFVDKNGRCNVQHGNLGGETSRYLSDLFTTLVDLKWRWNLFIFILTYTVAWLFMASMWWVIAYMRGDLNKAHDDSYTPCVANVYNFPSAFLFFIETEATIGYGYRYITDKCPEGIILFLFQSILGSIVDAFLIGCMFIKMSQPKKRAETLMFSEHAAISMRDGKLTLMFRVGNLRNSHMVSAQIRCKLLKSRQTPEGEFLPLDQLELDVGFSTGADQLFLVSPLTICHVIDSKSPFYDLSQRSIHTEQFEIVVILEGIVETTGMTCQARTSYTEDEVLWGHRFFPVISLEEGFFKVDYSQFHATFEVPTPPYSVKEQEEMLLMSSPLIPPAVSNSKERNNSVECLDGLDEVGTKLPSKLQKITGRDDFPKKLLRMSSTTSEKAYSMGDLPMKLQRISSVPGNSEEKLGSKTTKMMSDPMSQSVAELPPKLQKLSGGGGRMEGNLPPKLRKMNSDRFT
- the KCNJ3 gene encoding G protein-activated inward rectifier potassium channel 1 isoform X2, whose product is MSALRRKLGDEYQVVSTSASGGGLPPPRSAPRGKRQRFVDKNGRCNVQHGNLGGETSRYLSDLFTTLVDLKWRWNLFIFILTYTVAWLFMASMWWVIAYMRGDLNKAHDDSYTPCVANVYNFPSAFLFFIETEATIGYGYRYITDKCPEGIILFLFQSILGSIVDAFLIGCMFIKMSQPKKRAETLMFSEHAAISMRDGKLTLMFRVGNLRNSHMVSAQIRCKLLKSRQTPEGEFLPLDQLELDVGFSTGADQLFLVSPLTICHVIDSKSPFYDLSQRSIHTEQFEIVVILEGIVETTAGSR